From Corynebacterium sp. BD556, the proteins below share one genomic window:
- a CDS encoding PTS sugar transporter subunit IIA: MPTINELLADESIDLAATADSWEDAIRQAGRLLSATGNVDPSYTEAMVESVKNNGPYIVVAPGFAFAHARPSSAVRKTTVSWLHLTEAVEFGHPKNDPVRIVVALAALDSTSHQQAMADIATVLSKRREELDAALTPAQLRQVLGGTAPTPATTDTDTDTASYSTEPKNKILTVCGNGLGTSLFLKNTLEDVLGTWGWAPFINVEATDTISAKGKAKEADVILTSGEIARTLGDLGVPVYIIEDFTSTGEVDSALRELYDI; encoded by the coding sequence ATGCCTACCATCAACGAACTATTGGCCGATGAGTCGATCGATCTCGCCGCCACTGCCGACTCCTGGGAAGATGCAATCCGGCAAGCCGGTCGCCTCCTTAGCGCCACCGGAAACGTCGACCCTTCCTACACGGAGGCCATGGTGGAGTCCGTCAAGAACAACGGACCCTACATAGTTGTCGCCCCTGGGTTCGCTTTCGCTCACGCCCGCCCCTCCTCCGCAGTGCGGAAAACTACTGTTTCTTGGTTACACCTCACCGAAGCTGTCGAGTTCGGGCACCCCAAAAACGACCCCGTCCGAATCGTCGTCGCGCTGGCAGCGCTGGATTCGACAAGCCACCAACAGGCAATGGCCGACATTGCCACCGTTTTAAGCAAGCGCCGCGAGGAGCTGGACGCGGCTTTGACCCCCGCGCAGCTACGTCAAGTTCTTGGCGGCACCGCACCCACCCCAGCCACCACGGACACAGACACAGACACAGCCTCTTACTCCACGGAGCCTAAGAACAAGATTTTAACTGTCTGCGGAAACGGGCTCGGCACTTCACTATTTCTCAAAAACACCCTCGAAGACGTCCTCGGCACATGGGGGTGGGCGCCGTTTATCAATGTGGAGGCGACGGACACAATTTCGGCAAAAGGCAAAGCCAAGGAGGCCGACGTCATCCTCACCTCCGGCGAAATCGCCCGCACCTTGGGTGATCTCGGTGTGCCGGTTTATATCATCGAGGACTTCACATCAACCGGCGAGGTTGACTCCGCCCTCCGCGAACTCTACGACATCTAG
- a CDS encoding D-serine ammonia-lyase: MRIVDSLVAAKPVSWRRGETSNYLNPDIVAKVHEAAARFSRFEPWVAKTYGGHGVIESALQRALVNDRDVWLKRDDALPISGSIKARGGIHEVFRLSEQYPVDKPPLVVCSTGNLGLSIGTVGPALGFDTEVHMSADAKQWKKNRLVDKGAQVVEHDAQFSDVIAAARDAATQAGAFFIDDEDSLGLLAGYAVAGERLKAQFDALGMKFSATNPLHIYLPCGVGGGPGGVTFGVKMVYGDAVRCHVVEPVTCPAMTLGQITGRGCEISCADIGLSGVTIADGLAVQRPSPLVSREVAHLFSGFHTVTDTEALRATAQLEEATGVLVEPSAAVATLVASRAEEKGTHLAWLTGGSLIPEEDRTLLRREAKLSGLGA; this comes from the coding sequence TTGCGCATTGTCGACTCCTTGGTCGCGGCCAAACCGGTGAGCTGGCGCCGCGGGGAAACCAGTAACTACCTCAACCCGGACATCGTCGCGAAGGTACACGAGGCCGCCGCACGCTTTTCCCGCTTCGAGCCTTGGGTGGCAAAGACCTACGGCGGACATGGCGTCATCGAATCAGCCCTCCAGCGCGCGCTTGTCAACGACCGCGACGTGTGGCTCAAGCGCGACGACGCCCTTCCCATTTCGGGTTCCATCAAGGCACGCGGCGGCATCCATGAAGTTTTTCGCCTGTCCGAGCAATACCCGGTAGACAAACCGCCGCTGGTGGTGTGTTCCACCGGAAACCTCGGCCTGTCCATCGGCACGGTCGGCCCCGCCCTCGGCTTCGACACAGAGGTCCACATGTCGGCTGATGCGAAGCAGTGGAAGAAGAACCGCTTAGTTGACAAAGGGGCGCAAGTAGTCGAACACGACGCACAGTTTTCCGATGTCATCGCGGCGGCGCGCGACGCAGCCACGCAGGCCGGCGCCTTTTTCATCGACGACGAGGACTCCCTCGGCCTGCTCGCCGGCTACGCCGTGGCTGGCGAGCGCCTCAAAGCGCAGTTCGACGCGTTGGGAATGAAGTTTTCCGCCACCAATCCCTTGCACATTTATCTGCCTTGCGGGGTCGGCGGCGGGCCTGGCGGAGTCACCTTCGGCGTGAAGATGGTCTACGGCGACGCAGTGCGCTGCCACGTGGTGGAGCCGGTGACCTGCCCAGCGATGACGCTCGGCCAAATCACCGGCCGCGGCTGTGAAATCTCTTGCGCGGATATTGGTTTATCAGGAGTGACCATCGCCGACGGGCTCGCGGTGCAGCGGCCCTCTCCCCTGGTCAGCCGCGAGGTGGCGCATTTGTTTTCCGGTTTCCACACGGTGACAGATACGGAGGCACTAAGAGCTACCGCCCAGCTCGAAGAAGCAACTGGAGTGCTAGTCGAGCCTTCCGCCGCCGTAGCTACTCTCGTCGCTTCACGCGCCGAAGAAAAAGGCACCCACCTAGCTTGGCTAACAGGAGGCTCATTGATCCCGGAAGAAGACCGCACGCTTTTGCGCAGGGAGGCGAAACTGTCCGGGTTGGGAGCTTAA
- a CDS encoding YihY/virulence factor BrkB family protein, with protein sequence MENPEVVAHRAEMVLPYGVGRVEVVAPPGVRPHPLTTPGNRLTRAGWVLVLKRLVADFSVDAMVDRAASLTYYTLLSLAPAMVATYSFLLLLLPADDREIPLLFAELVERYIPSQFQMQALAVADTIVGTPSENKVALIVSGLLSLLSASAYMRSFSRNANVIYGRVEGRNFLLTWLTMGLATVVLEAGALVIIVASLMRESLIVKVLGPVAEPLGVVEELEYMTSIFLPVWSWLQMPFIAVVSLGLVSMLFYVAPNVRRGRFRVFTVGALLSFLLSAVIWLGFGLYTSLVGVRSAYGAFGTVLTVLLLVWLMNVVLLVGVKVDAEVLRAKELQLGYGSDVLIQAPPKSMEAVKFRIQVQRWLDKTAARVKGQPGG encoded by the coding sequence ATGGAAAACCCCGAGGTTGTCGCGCATCGCGCGGAGATGGTTTTGCCGTACGGTGTGGGCCGCGTTGAGGTTGTCGCACCACCTGGGGTGCGGCCGCATCCTTTGACCACGCCCGGTAATCGGTTGACGCGCGCCGGGTGGGTGTTGGTGCTCAAGCGGCTCGTTGCTGACTTTTCGGTTGATGCAATGGTCGACCGTGCCGCAAGCCTTACCTACTACACGCTGCTCTCGCTTGCTCCGGCGATGGTGGCCACGTACTCTTTCTTGCTTTTGTTGTTGCCCGCTGATGATCGTGAGATCCCGCTGCTTTTTGCTGAATTGGTCGAGCGCTACATTCCCAGCCAGTTCCAGATGCAGGCGCTCGCTGTTGCCGACACCATCGTGGGCACTCCCTCGGAAAATAAGGTGGCTTTGATTGTCTCCGGGTTGCTGTCGCTTTTGTCTGCCTCCGCGTATATGCGCTCCTTTTCGCGCAACGCCAACGTGATTTACGGGCGCGTGGAGGGCCGCAATTTCTTGCTGACGTGGCTGACTATGGGTCTGGCTACGGTCGTGTTGGAAGCCGGCGCGTTGGTGATCATTGTGGCGAGCTTGATGAGGGAGTCGTTGATAGTCAAGGTGCTTGGGCCGGTCGCAGAACCACTCGGTGTGGTGGAGGAGCTGGAGTATATGACCTCCATTTTTCTTCCAGTGTGGAGCTGGTTGCAGATGCCCTTTATCGCTGTGGTTTCTCTTGGGTTAGTCTCGATGCTTTTTTATGTCGCCCCGAATGTGCGCCGTGGACGCTTCCGTGTTTTTACTGTTGGGGCTTTGTTGTCCTTTTTGCTCAGTGCGGTGATTTGGCTGGGTTTTGGTTTGTATACCTCTCTGGTGGGGGTGCGCTCCGCCTACGGGGCCTTTGGCACCGTGCTGACTGTGCTTTTGCTTGTTTGGTTGATGAACGTGGTGCTCCTTGTTGGCGTGAAGGTCGATGCTGAGGTTTTGCGCGCCAAGGAGCTGCAGTTGGGATATGGTTCTGATGTTTTGATCCAGGCGCCGCCGAAGTCGATGGAGGCGGTGAAGTTTCGTATTCAGGTCCAGCGTTGGCTGGATAAGACGGCGGCGCGGGTGAAGGGGCAGCCTGGCGGTTAG